The nucleotide sequence CCCCGAACCGGTTCTCTGATCGCGGTGATGTCAAGGGCATGGTTCTGTTGTCCGCCGGGGTCTTGGTTCTCTCCGAAGTCAGGCAGTGCCGCTTCATGATGGCGTCCGGGGCTGATCGTCTGGAATGTCATTCACGAGGTTGATGCGGTTGGCGTCACCTCGACCGCTTCACGCGAGATCGATCTGCCACCGTCCCGGAGGACGCCGAACCCGCCCTGTCCTCAGGCGGGTATGCTGTTTGTCAGGTTGCGGGCTCCCCTTTCCAGTTGAACTCGGTTCCATCACGCCAGATGGCATGGAGGATCACGGCGATCTTGCGTGCCGTTGCGACGGCGGCCTTCTTGAAGCCTTTGCGCGCGCTGAGCCGGATCGCCCAGGACTTGAGAGGTGAGAACCGTCTGACCTGTGTCATCAAGGACGCGGCAGCGGATACAAGCAGACGTCGCATCTCGGCATCTCCGCATTTGGAGATACGGCCTGATCTGTCGATCTCGCCCGATTGGTATCGTCGTGGCGTCAATCCCAGAAACGCGCCGACATCGCTCGATCGACGGAACCTGCTCGCATCGTCCAATGTCGCGATGAAGTTGAGCGCCACGAGGGGGCCGACGCCCGGCACTGTCATGAGGCGACGTGCCAACGTATTCTGCTTGGCAACATGCATCAGTTCATCGGCCAGGGCTTCCGCCGAGGCGCAAAGTGTCTTGTGGATGGGTATCATGGTCTGTGCCACAAGCCCCAGCATCGGATCGCAGGCTCCAGCCTCGGCAAGCTGGTCTCGGAATCCTTGGCGATGATGGGCACTGGGAACAGCTCCCATGCGGATGCCGAAGGTTTTGAGGACACCGCGGATATGGGCTTCGAGATCCTTGCGCATGCGGATCAGTCGTTCTCGCGCCCCCACCAGCGCCCGCACTCGGTCGGAGGCTTCGCTGCGAACATGGACTTTCGTGAACCAGCCGGTCCGAGACAGCTGCGCCAGACCCTCCGCGTCCGCCTTGTCCGACTTGTTGAGGCGCGCAGACAGAGCCTTGTGCGCCATGCGAGCGTCGATGCAGATGATCGGGACACCGCGCTTCTCAAGCTCACGCGTCAGCCAAGTGGCGAGTATCCCGCTTTCATGCACGACACGTTCCGCATCAGGAACTTCCCGGGAAAGATGGTCGGCGATGACATCCGGGTCCGTCGGCAGGGTCGCGCGTTTCACAACCGATCCCTGCGCATCCACAACGCAGACCGAGACTTCTTTCAACGAAACGTCGAGACCAACATAGTTGCTCATGGTCGTTCTCCTCACGGCTTTTAATTGGTGAGGCTGATCCTATCAGACCTCGTTCACCCGGGGAGAGCGACCGCCGCGATCACACCATGTCATTCAAGGCGCCGTGCAGCACGGTCAAGCAGGCCGAGGTCCGGAGTGCGGACAAGGACGAAGCCGCTACCGCGGCAGGGGCGCCCGTGGCTGAGGTGTTGAACGATCCTGCGAGGGTGCGCGTTTTGCGATCTCTCCAACCTGTCTGACGATTTGGGCCTTCTCAATCTGATGACAGGAGGTTCCCATGACAGAGGAGAGAACGCCCCCGCTGCGCGAGCGGATGATCGAGGACATGCGCATTCACGCGATGGGTGACAAAGCGCAAAAGGCACATATTCGAGCGGTCAAGGATTTTGCGCTTTTCCTGGGGCGATCACCGGACACCGCGACACCGGATGACCTTCGCACCTACCAACTGCACATGACCGATACCGGCATGACACCAACGACGTACAACGCGCGGATCATGGCGCTCAGATTTCTGTTTGGGAAGACCTGTGGGCGCGAGGAGATGAAGAAGTACATGCAGTTCCGAACGCAGCCACGCAAGCTGCCGACGGTGCTGAGTATCGAAGACGTGTCGGAGATTCTCGCCGCGTGCGGTCGGTGTTGATTTCCGCTGAGAAGTGACGCGGTATTTTCACCGAGATTTGACCCACGCTTGTTTATGTATCAGCGACTATTTGACGGTCAATGCCTGGGCCTCCTTTCGCGTTTTCCTTGCGGCCTCGGAGCTGGCCTTGAAGCGGTAGCTGTCGTTGCCGGTTTACAGAATGTGGCAGCGGTGAGTGAGCCGGTCCAAGAGGGCTGTTGTCCTCTTCGCGTCGCCGAAGACCTGAGCCCATTCGGAGAAGCTGAGGTTCGTGGTTATGATCACACTGGTGCGCTCATATAGTTTGCCCAGGAGGTGGAACAGCAACGCGCCGCCTGATGAGCTGAACGGCAGGTAGCCGAGCTCGTCAAGAATGACCAAGTCAATCTTGGTGAGCATCTCGGCCATTCTGCCGGCCTTTCCGAGCGCCTTTTCCTGTTCCAGCGCGTTGACCAGTTCCACGGTCGAGTAGAAGCGCACTTTGCACCTGTGATGCTCGATGGCCTGGACGCCGATGGCCGTTGCGATGTGGCTTTTGCCGGTGCCCGGTCCGCCGATCAGGACGACATTCTCGGCGTTTTCCATGAACGCGCCACGGTGCAACTGCCGGACGGTGGCTTCATTGATCTCGCTGGATTTGAAGTCAAAGCCCGCGAGGTCCTTGTAAGACGGAAAGCGGGCCACCTTCGTGTGATAGGCGATGGAGCGCACTTCTCGTTCTGCCATCTCGGCCTTGAGCAACTGGGACAACATCGGCGTTGCGGCCTCGAACGCTGGAGCGCCCTGGGCGACCAGATCATCGACGGCCTGCGCCATGCCATGCAGCTTTAAGCTGCGTAGCATGATCACGATTGAGGCGCCTGCAGGGTCATGACGCATGGCGATTTTCTCCAGCCTGTCTCAGAGCGTCATAGCGGTCGACGTTGGCCTTTGGCGCCGTTTCCAAGGACAGGGCATCTGGTGTGTCGACCTCGGGATGATTGGTTGATTTGCGGTCGATCAGCCTGTGGAGCAGGTTCAGGATATGCGTCTTGGTAGGCACGCCAGCTTCAAGTGCCAGTTCTACGGCACATAGAACGGCGGCCTCGTCATGATGCAGGACCAAGGACAGGATATCGACCATCTCCCGGTCACCGCCCTCTTTGCGCAACATGGTATCCTGCAGACGGCGGAAGGCTTCAGGCATCTCTGTGAACGGTGCGCCATTGCGTAAGGCGCCAGATTTGCGCTGGACAACAGCCAGGTAGTGGCGCCAATCGTAAACGACTTTACTCGGTTTGCGATGTGTTCGGTCGATGATCCGATGGTGCCTGCATACGGTTTGGCCCTCTGCCACGACGACCAGCCGATCTGGATAGACATGTAAACTGACACGATGGTTGGCAAAGCTGGCGGGAACGCTGTACCGATTGCGCTCGAAGGTAATGAGGCATGTCGGCGATACCCGCTTGCTGTGCTCGACAAACCCATCAAAGGCCGGTGGCAGCGCCATCAAGGTAGGCTTCTCAGCGTTCCAAGCGTCAGCGATGGAGCCGGGTAACGTCTGATGCGCCGTTTCCGCCCAAAGGGCCAAACAGCGATCCTCCAACCATTGGTTCAATTCATCCAGATCCTTGAAGACAGGCATGACTTGCCACATGCGGTTGTGCGCATCTTGCACGTTCTTCTCGACCTGACCTTTCTCCCAACCAGCGGCGGGGTTACAGAACTCGGGCTCAAAAACGTAGTGGCTGGCCATGGCCCTGAAACGTGCGTTGACGTCCCGCTGTTTGCTGCGGCCAACCCGATCCACCGCCGTCTTCATATTGTCGTAAATGCCTCGCCCCGGTACGCCGCCGAAGACGCGGAATGCGTGCCAGTGGGCGTCGAACAGCATCTCGTGGGTTTGCAGCGGGTAGGCTCGCACCAAAAAGGCCCGGCTGTGCGACAGCTTGATATGAGCGACCTGCAGCTTGATCCGCTCGCCGCCAATGTTCGCCCAGTCTTCGCTCCAGTCGAACTGGAACGCTTCGCCGGGCTGGAATACCAAGGGCACGAATGTGCCGCGTCCCGTCGTCTGCTCTGCCCGGTGTCGATCCGACTGCCAGGCCCGAGCGAACGCCGCCACGCGACCATAGGAGCCGTCATAGCCAAGCTTGACCAGATCGGCATGCATTTGCTTCACGGTACGGCGCTCTTTGCGCGGCTTCCGCGTCTGCGCCAGCAACCAAACAGATAGACGGTCCGCGTACGGGTCCAGCTTGCTCGGCCGAGATGGCGTCTTAAACTTCGCCTCTACAGCGCCTTCGCGAAGATACTTTCTGATGGTGTTGCGAGACAGGCCCGTGCGCCGGGAAATCTCGCGGATTGGCACTTTGTCACGCAATGCCCAGCGTCGAATAACACTCAAAAATCCCATGCCGATCACTCCATATCTCCCCGACCAAAATCGTCAGGGACAACGTGTCCACATGGGTCAATTCTCAGTGAAACTATTGTGGGCTACCGGGTCACTTCTCAGCGGAAATCAACAATCTGCGCGGCCACGAGCAGATACTTCACCCCCGGCGCGCCAATATCCGCCAACTCTGCTTTGCGCACGACGGGCGAAACGTCGTCGGCCAACTCAAAACTGAAGAAGGTCGCGAGGTCCATCGGAACACCGTCGAGGATTTTCTTCAGGACCGAGACGGAGGGCTGCGTCGCTCCCGCCTCGATTTGGCTGATTGTGCCGGAACCAACCGCGGTCCGCCGGGCCAGTTCGCGCTGAGACAGGCATTGTTGCGGAACTCGGCGTCATGGGGGATTCACTGTGCGAATCCGTATGGTTAAGAGGCTGGCATGAGCAAGCCAGCCCCCACCCGCTGCCGCACAACGAATTGGAAGTCCTATAACGATGCGCTGAAACGGCGTGGGTCGCTGATGATCTGGTTGGACAAGGACATGGTTTGGCTCGCTCCCAAGGTCGGTCGTAACGGCCGTCCTCCCATATTCTCGGATGCGGCGATCCAGTTCTGCCTGTTGGTGAAAGTTATGTTCGGCCTGCCACTGAGACAAACAACCGGGATGGTGGACAGCATTCTGAAGATGGCTGGCCTGGACTGGCCGGTTCCCGACTTCTCCACCCTGAGCCGGTGCCAGAAATTCATCACCGTACAGATATCGAGCCGTCGCACAGCAGGCCCGCTGAACCTGCTGGTCGACAGCACCGGGATCAAGTTTCTGGGGGATGGCGAGTGGCTGGCGCGCAAACATGGAACGCAGCGAAGACGCCAGTATCGCAAGGTTCATATGGCGATGGACACCGCCACAGGTGACATCCGCGCGGTGGAATTCACCTCGAGCCGAGACGGCGACAGCCCGGTTCTTCCCGATCTGCTCAGCCAGGTGCCGCCCGAAGAGCAGATTGGCACCGTGACCGCGGATGGTGCCTATGATACGCGCCGATGTCATAGCGCGATCCTCGATCGCGGCGGCACGGCCATCATACCGATCCGGAAAAATGGCCGTCTGTGGAAAGCAGACAACCCGGCAGCAAAAGCCCGCAATGACATCTTGCGAGCAACCAAACGGTTGGGCCGAGCGATCTGGAAGCGGTAGTCAGGCTATCACGCCCGAAGCAGGACCGAGGCGGAAATGCGATGTCTCAAGTCCTTCGGTGAGCGCATCGCATCAAGGAACCCCGACCGCCAGACTGCCGAAATCCACATCCGCATTGCCCTCATCAACCGCTTCAACGCGCTCGGCACCGCCGAGATCGAGCGCGTTGCCTGAACTCAGCGGGGAATGGGGGAACCTCGCTTAATGCTGAATTCTGCAACAATGCCCATTCGCTGACATCAGGTATTCCCCCAAACTTCAAGCATTTCCAGCGCATGTGTCGTATTTAGCGCCCTGCGCTTTGGCCTTGCCAGAAAAAATCTCATTCCACCGCGATCACTTTTCGCGACAGAACTGCCTGGTTCGCCACGTCCAGAAAGCGAAGCTCGTAAATGCCGGGCTCCTCCGGCAAGGTGATCTGCACCGGTGGTTCACCAGAGATTCTGACTGCTTCCAGCCAAGTAAAGATCGCCTGATTGCCACGCGCTAATGTGATCCGCTGATCA is from Qingshengfaniella alkalisoli and encodes:
- a CDS encoding IS110 family transposase, translated to MSNYVGLDVSLKEVSVCVVDAQGSVVKRATLPTDPDVIADHLSREVPDAERVVHESGILATWLTRELEKRGVPIICIDARMAHKALSARLNKSDKADAEGLAQLSRTGWFTKVHVRSEASDRVRALVGARERLIRMRKDLEAHIRGVLKTFGIRMGAVPSAHHRQGFRDQLAEAGACDPMLGLVAQTMIPIHKTLCASAEALADELMHVAKQNTLARRLMTVPGVGPLVALNFIATLDDASRFRRSSDVGAFLGLTPRRYQSGEIDRSGRISKCGDAEMRRLLVSAAASLMTQVRRFSPLKSWAIRLSARKGFKKAAVATARKIAVILHAIWRDGTEFNWKGEPAT
- the istA gene encoding IS21 family transposase, which gives rise to MGFLSVIRRWALRDKVPIREISRRTGLSRNTIRKYLREGAVEAKFKTPSRPSKLDPYADRLSVWLLAQTRKPRKERRTVKQMHADLVKLGYDGSYGRVAAFARAWQSDRHRAEQTTGRGTFVPLVFQPGEAFQFDWSEDWANIGGERIKLQVAHIKLSHSRAFLVRAYPLQTHEMLFDAHWHAFRVFGGVPGRGIYDNMKTAVDRVGRSKQRDVNARFRAMASHYVFEPEFCNPAAGWEKGQVEKNVQDAHNRMWQVMPVFKDLDELNQWLEDRCLALWAETAHQTLPGSIADAWNAEKPTLMALPPAFDGFVEHSKRVSPTCLITFERNRYSVPASFANHRVSLHVYPDRLVVVAEGQTVCRHHRIIDRTHRKPSKVVYDWRHYLAVVQRKSGALRNGAPFTEMPEAFRRLQDTMLRKEGGDREMVDILSLVLHHDEAAVLCAVELALEAGVPTKTHILNLLHRLIDRKSTNHPEVDTPDALSLETAPKANVDRYDALRQAGENRHAS